In Amycolatopsis sp. EV170708-02-1, the following are encoded in one genomic region:
- a CDS encoding response regulator transcription factor produces MIRVVVVDDEALVRSGFQLILRAAGDIDVVATATGAHAVREIGVHKPDVVLLDIRMPDVDGLTILRQLRALPNPPVVAMLTTFDSDEYIATALRSGASGFLLKDTEPEHLAQLVRTLASGGVVLSPKVTRSVVDGFLDSGADAKAVDGVARLTDRERDVLVLIAEGLSNADIGARVHLSVGTIKDHVSAILTKLKVNSRVQAALLAQRAGLLRDRDGTQP; encoded by the coding sequence GTGATCCGGGTAGTGGTGGTCGACGACGAGGCGCTGGTCCGCTCGGGATTCCAGCTGATCCTGCGGGCCGCCGGTGACATCGACGTGGTGGCCACCGCGACCGGTGCGCACGCGGTGCGCGAGATCGGGGTGCACAAGCCGGACGTCGTACTCCTCGACATCCGCATGCCGGACGTCGACGGCCTGACCATCCTGCGGCAGCTGCGCGCCCTGCCCAATCCACCTGTCGTGGCGATGCTGACCACGTTCGACTCGGACGAGTACATCGCGACCGCGCTCCGCTCGGGCGCCTCGGGTTTCCTGCTCAAGGACACCGAGCCGGAGCACCTCGCGCAGCTCGTGCGGACGCTGGCGAGCGGCGGGGTCGTGCTTTCCCCGAAGGTCACCCGGTCCGTTGTGGACGGATTCCTCGATTCGGGCGCCGACGCGAAAGCCGTCGACGGGGTGGCGCGGCTGACCGATCGGGAGCGCGACGTCCTGGTGCTGATCGCCGAGGGACTGTCCAATGCGGACATCGGCGCCAGGGTGCATCTCAGCGTCGGCACGATCAAGGATCACGTCAGCGCGATCCTCACCAAGCTCAAGGTGAACAGCCGGGTCCAGGCGGCGCTGCTCGCGCAGCGTGCGGGGCTGTTGCGGGACCGGGACGGGACTCAGCCTTGA